Proteins encoded by one window of Halorubrum ruber:
- a CDS encoding class I SAM-dependent methyltransferase, which produces MDPQSPGDPQSTYDRIATHFSKTREYAWPEVESFLEGRSGTVALDVGCGNGRHTEALAARAEAAVGVDLSRGLLDEAVARARDRGFADSAAFVHGDAGALPVRDDAVDLAVYVATLHHLSPRAARVESLNELARVLAPDGVALVSAWSTAHDRFDRDEGFDTTVDWTLPGGETVPRYYHIYSPSEFEADLEKSALEPLETEVSSGNCYAVVTP; this is translated from the coding sequence ATGGACCCGCAGTCGCCCGGCGATCCGCAGTCGACGTACGACCGCATCGCGACGCACTTCTCGAAGACGCGGGAGTACGCGTGGCCCGAGGTCGAGTCGTTCCTGGAGGGCCGGTCGGGAACCGTCGCGCTCGACGTCGGCTGCGGGAACGGCCGGCACACGGAGGCGCTCGCGGCGCGCGCCGAGGCCGCCGTCGGGGTCGACCTCAGCCGCGGCCTGCTCGACGAGGCGGTCGCGCGCGCTCGCGACCGGGGATTCGCGGACTCGGCCGCGTTCGTCCACGGGGACGCGGGCGCGCTCCCGGTCCGCGACGACGCGGTCGACCTCGCCGTCTACGTCGCCACGCTCCACCACCTCTCGCCGCGGGCGGCCCGCGTCGAGAGCCTGAACGAACTGGCACGCGTCCTCGCGCCCGACGGGGTCGCGCTCGTCAGCGCGTGGAGCACGGCGCACGACCGGTTCGATCGCGACGAGGGGTTCGACACGACCGTCGACTGGACGCTGCCGGGCGGCGAGACGGTCCCCCGGTACTATCACATCTACTCGCCGTCGGAGTTCGAGGCGGACCTCGAAAAAAGCGCCCTCGAACCGCTCGAAACGGAGGTGTCGAGCGGGAACTGCTACGCGGTCGTCACCCCGTGA
- a CDS encoding isochorismatase family protein, giving the protein MGSESSELYLPEIVPESDREYVESQSRYGNRVGWGENPAVLVVDMMVAFVEERRTGEDVVESTARLLETARAADVPVFYAVPSGRGALPDGYPVPIKAAPGTDRGPERSERTASHEEWVEKLDQFPPAVEPAESDHVVEKPRASAFFDTHLSNLLHHSGIDTLVVCGTNTSGCVRATVVDSHSSNFRTIVPEECVAGVTTATHEVALFDMDLRYADVTPLDDVVSALEDDD; this is encoded by the coding sequence ATGGGCAGCGAGAGCTCGGAGCTGTACCTCCCGGAGATCGTTCCGGAGTCGGATCGGGAGTACGTCGAGTCCCAGTCGCGCTACGGGAACCGGGTGGGTTGGGGGGAGAACCCGGCGGTCCTCGTCGTCGACATGATGGTAGCGTTCGTCGAGGAGCGACGGACCGGCGAGGACGTCGTCGAGTCCACCGCCCGGCTACTGGAGACGGCGCGGGCCGCGGACGTGCCCGTCTTCTACGCCGTCCCGTCCGGCCGGGGCGCTCTCCCCGACGGCTACCCGGTTCCGATCAAGGCTGCGCCGGGCACCGACCGCGGTCCCGAGCGGTCGGAGCGGACGGCGAGCCACGAGGAGTGGGTCGAGAAGCTCGATCAGTTCCCGCCCGCGGTCGAACCCGCCGAGAGCGACCACGTCGTCGAGAAGCCGCGGGCCAGCGCCTTTTTCGACACCCACCTCTCGAACCTGCTCCACCACTCCGGGATCGACACGCTCGTCGTCTGTGGGACGAACACGAGCGGTTGCGTGCGGGCGACGGTCGTCGACAGCCACTCGAGCAACTTCCGGACGATCGTTCCCGAGGAGTGCGTCGCCGGGGTCACGACGGCCACTCACGAGGTGGCGCTGTTCGACATGGACCTGCGGTACGCCGACGTCACGCCGCTCGACGACGTGGTCTCGGCGCTCGAGGACGACGACTGA
- a CDS encoding UbiD family decarboxylase domain-containing protein codes for MRDLREFITAIEDRGQLERVPGADLDLEIGGVSSLARQDALDAALLFEDIEGTLPGARVLTNAVDTPLQVTLALGHEPTNDIREAVVAQKDRTADLETRPVETVDEGPVLENVQRGTRSTSRRSPRRGGTPTTAGPTSGPATW; via the coding sequence ATGAGAGACCTCCGCGAGTTCATAACGGCGATCGAAGACCGCGGCCAGCTGGAGCGGGTGCCCGGGGCCGACCTCGACCTAGAGATCGGCGGCGTCTCGTCGCTCGCCCGGCAGGATGCGCTCGACGCCGCGCTGCTGTTCGAGGACATCGAGGGGACGCTTCCCGGCGCACGGGTCCTGACGAACGCCGTCGACACGCCGCTCCAGGTGACGCTGGCGCTGGGCCACGAGCCGACGAACGACATCCGCGAGGCGGTGGTGGCACAGAAGGACCGGACCGCGGACTTAGAGACCCGACCGGTCGAGACCGTCGACGAGGGGCCGGTGTTGGAGAACGTCCAGCGGGGGACGAGGTCGACCTCACGGCGTTCGCCGCGCCGCGGTGGCACGCCCACGACGGCGGGCCCTACATCGGGACCGGCGACGTGGTGA
- a CDS encoding VOC family protein, which yields MADLSQLFLLSGDLRAAREFYETALGLEPRAVGDASVAYETGACELKIQADFDPETLEPFGLSPPSGRRGEGGIVVLGVDEPLDELHERMSTALEDEPGEPLIEPREVPWGGRMFLARDPDGYVLELRPADE from the coding sequence ATGGCCGACCTCAGCCAGCTGTTCCTGTTGAGCGGCGATCTCCGGGCCGCGCGGGAGTTCTACGAGACGGCCCTCGGACTGGAGCCGCGGGCGGTCGGCGACGCCAGCGTCGCCTACGAGACCGGCGCGTGCGAGCTGAAGATCCAGGCCGACTTCGACCCCGAGACGCTGGAGCCGTTCGGCCTCTCGCCGCCGAGCGGCCGACGCGGCGAGGGCGGGATCGTCGTCCTCGGGGTCGACGAGCCGCTCGACGAGCTCCACGAGCGGATGTCGACCGCGCTCGAGGACGAACCGGGCGAGCCGCTCATCGAGCCGCGGGAGGTCCCGTGGGGCGGACGGATGTTCCTCGCCCGCGACCCCGACGGCTACGTCCTCGAACTCCGACCGGCGGACGAGTGA
- a CDS encoding DoxX family protein: MPPKTASSKLFGYDIEFTYSETWIAYALLSLRLMMGWVFFYAGIVKVIDPNWSARPFLVNVDPANPLVDVWAAMADWVWLLTPLNQVGLTLVGIALILGAFFRFSALCGALMMLFYWAASYPFPDAIFIDFHLIYAFLLFLLGAAGAGRIIGLDQRLEEIGFVQNNPRLALLLG; the protein is encoded by the coding sequence ATGCCACCGAAAACAGCGTCGTCGAAGCTGTTCGGCTACGATATCGAGTTCACGTACTCCGAGACGTGGATAGCCTACGCGCTGTTGTCGTTGCGGCTGATGATGGGCTGGGTGTTCTTCTACGCCGGGATCGTGAAGGTGATCGATCCGAACTGGAGCGCCCGGCCGTTCCTCGTCAACGTGGACCCGGCGAACCCGCTCGTCGACGTGTGGGCGGCGATGGCCGACTGGGTCTGGCTCCTGACCCCCCTCAATCAGGTCGGCCTGACGCTGGTCGGAATCGCGCTGATCCTCGGCGCATTCTTCCGGTTCAGCGCCCTCTGTGGAGCGCTCATGATGCTGTTCTACTGGGCGGCGTCCTACCCGTTCCCGGACGCGATCTTCATCGACTTCCACCTCATCTACGCGTTCCTGCTGTTCCTCCTCGGAGCGGCGGGCGCCGGTCGGATCATCGGCCTCGACCAGCGGCTCGAGGAGATCGGCTTCGTCCAGAACAACCCGCGGCTCGCCCTTCTGCTCGGGTAG
- a CDS encoding UbiX family flavin prenyltransferase: MTDRVIVGVTGATGQAYAVSALELLDRTAVDVHLIVSDAARVTLRQETDYAVGDLLELGDAVHDVDNIGAETASGSFRTAGMLITPCSMKTLAAIAHGYSGNLITRSADVTLKERRPLVLMPRESPFNRIHLENMLTVTDAGGIVVPPFPSFYQRPDSVEEMVDTTMKRALSQLGVDLDHDEWDGVGA, encoded by the coding sequence ATGACAGACCGGGTGATCGTCGGCGTCACGGGAGCGACCGGGCAGGCCTACGCGGTCTCCGCGCTCGAACTGTTGGACCGAACGGCCGTCGACGTCCACCTCATCGTCTCGGACGCGGCGAGGGTCACGCTGCGTCAGGAGACCGACTACGCCGTCGGCGACCTGCTGGAGCTCGGCGATGCCGTCCACGACGTCGACAACATCGGGGCGGAGACGGCTAGCGGCTCGTTCCGGACGGCCGGAATGTTGATCACGCCGTGTTCGATGAAGACGCTGGCGGCGATCGCCCACGGCTACAGCGGGAACCTCATCACGCGCTCGGCGGACGTGACGCTCAAGGAACGCCGGCCGCTGGTGTTGATGCCGCGGGAGTCACCGTTCAACCGCATCCACCTCGAGAACATGCTGACCGTGACCGACGCGGGCGGGATCGTCGTCCCGCCGTTCCCTTCGTTCTACCAGCGGCCGGACTCCGTCGAGGAGATGGTCGACACGACGATGAAGCGGGCGCTCTCCCAGCTCGGCGTCGACCTCGACCACGACGAGTGGGACGGCGTCGGCGCCTGA